In Kutzneria kofuensis, the DNA window GGAGGCCACCGGTGGCTGACGCCCGCCGCCCCTGACCGCCACCGGCAAGCCGATCCCGGCTTCAGGCTGTCCACTGAGGACGGTTCGCCGGGCATCGGCGATGGTGGCGCGGGCCCGGCCAAGTGAACGAGCGTTCAGCCGCCGAGTGGCCGGCGGCCGGCGAAGCCCAGGTCGTCGCGGTGGTACCAGGCCAGTTCCCGGTCACCCTCCAGCCAGCACAGCAGCACGGGAACGCCGTCGAGGTCGGACGGGAAGTCGACGAGCAGCGGCGCGAGGCCCTTGAGCTCGGCGCCGGTCTGCTGCACGACGGTCATCAGCTCGTCCAGGCGCGCCTGCGCCGCCTTCCACTCGGCCATTCCGCCCAGCGCGGTCGGCCGCCCGCCGGGCGCCAGCGACGCGGCCAGCTCGGCGGCGTCGGCCCGCAGCGCGACGAGCTCGTCCAGCACGGGCAGCAGCTGCGCCAACTCCGCCCGCGCCTGATCGATCGTGAACAATCCCATGCGTCCAGCCTGTCAGATGGTGCATTCTTCGAGGATGTCGCGTGTCGCGCCCCGGATGCTGGCGTTGGCGGCGCTGCTGCTCCTCGCGGTGGTCGCCGCCCGCGGCGCGGTGTCGTACACGCTGAATCCGTTGCGGCTGGGCGGCAACACCCGGCCGACCACCCCGCCCCCGACGCTGTCGACGAATCCGGCCCCGCAGCAGCAGGGCGGGCCGGTGACCTACCTGATTCTGCTGCTGGGGGTCATCGGCCTGCTGCTGTCGGTGGCGGCCGTGGTCTCGCTGGTCACCCTGATCCGCCACCGCCAACGAGTGCGCGCGATTGTGGCCCCGCAGGGCCACGACCAGGACGGGGAGGGTGCCTTCGGCCCGGTCGCCCCGCTGGTCCTGGCCGGGAGGCAGGCCGTCATCCGGCTACGACGACGTGAGGGCGGGCCGCCGTCGGACCGGGTGATCGCGGCGTGGCTGAGCCTGGAGCAGGCCGCCACCGAGACCGGCACCGAACGCCAACCGCACGAGACGCCGACGGAGTTCGTCGGCTCGGTGCTCGCCGGCCACGACGTGGACCCCGCGGCGCTGGAGGATCTCCGCCGCCTCTACGGACGGGCCAGGTTCGGCCGCGAGGGCGTGATGACCGACGCGGACGCCGACGCCGCGGGCGACGCGCTGGACCGCATCATCGCCGACCTGGAGGCGACCCGTTGATCTGGCTAGTCACCGCCCTGACCGCAGCGGTCGCGCTCGTCTTCCAGTACGTGGTGGTCGGCGTGCCGCTGGTGCCCTGGGCGTTGCTGATCACGCTGGTCATCGCGGCGCTCGCCCACCTCGCCGTGCGCCTGCTGCCGCCGGTGGACCCGAACTGGCAGGCGTTGCCGGCCGAGTCGTCCGCGCCGATCGCGACGTACGCCAGCTCGCTCGGCGCCCGCCTGGCCGACGCGGAGAGCGATCCGCACCGGTTCACCAGCCGGATCCGCCCGCGGCTGCAAACGCTGGCGCTGGGCCGGATCCGCCGCCACCCCGGCTGTGGCGACATCGGCCTGGACGACGGACGAGCCCGTGAGCTGCTGGGCGACGACCTGCACCGGCTGCTCACCGATCCCGCCGCGACCATGCCTAACCCGGCGCGGTTCGCGGAGATGCTGACGCGACTGGAGGAGCTGTGACCGAGCTTGCGAGGGCACCATTCAACGCAGTGGCCTGGGTCGCAGACCCGCCGAGCGCCAGCGAGGTGGGACTGTGACCGCTGTGGCCGCCGCGAGCGAAGCGGTGCTCGACGCCGTCGGTGAAGTCGTCGTGGGCGCGCGCCGCACGCTACGGCTCGCGCTGGCGGCGGTGCTGGCGGGCGGTCACGTGCTGCTGGAGGACGTGCCCGGACTGGGCAAGACGCTGCTGGCGCGCAGCCTGGCGCAGGCGCTGGGCCTGGAGTTCCGCCGCTTGCAGTGCACACCGGACATGTTGCCGGCCGATGTCACCGGCTCCTTCCTCTACGATCCGTCGACCCGGGAATTCGCCTTCCGGCAAGGCCCGGTCTTCGCCGGCCTGCTGCTCGCCGACGAGATCAACCGCACGCCGCCGAAGACGCAGTCGGCGCTGCTGGAAGCCATGCAGGAGAAGCAGGTCACGGTCGAGGGCCGCACCTTTCCGTTGCCCCGGCCGTTCCACGTGCTGGCGACCGCGAACCCGGTCGAGTACGAGGGAACCTATCCGCTGCCGGAGGCGCAGCTCGACCGGTTCCTGCTGCGGCTGGACGTGGGCTACCCGCCGGCGGAGCAGGAGGTCGAGGTGCTGCGCCGCCGGCTGGCCCGGCAGCGCGAGGAGACTCAGGTCGCTCCCGTGGTGGACGCCGCCGGGCTGGCAAAACTCCAGGCAGAGGTGGAAAAGGTCGCGGTGGACGAGGACATCCTGCGCTACTGCGTGGATCTCGTCGCGGCGACCCGGGCCCACCCGGCGGTCGAGGTCGGGGCCTCGCCGCGCGGTTCTCTCGCGCTGACCCTCGTCGCCCGAGCTCTGTCCGTCGTGGACGGACGGGATCACGTTCTTCCCGAGGACGTCAAGGAATGCGCGGTCGCGGCGCTGGCCCACCGGCTGGTGCTGCGCCCGGAGACGTGGACCTCGGGCCTCACCGGCGTGCAGGTGGTGACGGAGCTGCTGGGCAAGGTCCCGGGGCCGGCGAGCACGCGATGAGCACCCGTGCGGAGCGGATCCGCGCGGCCCTGCTGGGCGGCCGCAACGAAACGTGGCACGGCACCGAGACCATGCGCCGCGCCCTGCTGCTCGGCGTCGGGTTGGCCGTCGTCGGCGTGATCATGCACCAGGTCGAGCTGGTGCTGCTCGGCGCGCCGCTGCTGATCTCGGGTGTCCTCGGCATGCTGGCGGCCCCGGCCGGGGAGCCCAAGGTGAGGATCACGCCGCCGCCCCGCACGGCCGAGAGTACCGACACGCCGACCGTGATCGTCGACATCGAGCCAGGCGAGAACGCCGAGCTGCTCGCGATTCGCCTGCCCACCAAGGGAGTCGGTGGTCCGGGCCGGGTTCACCTGCTGCCGGCGACCGTGCGGCGCGTGTCGGCCCCGCTGCGACGCTCGGCGTGGGGCGAGGGCGTCGACGTGCGCGTCGATCACCTGCTCGCCGGGCCGGACGCGATGGTCGTGCACGGCCCGATGGTCGGCAGCGACATGAGTCGAACCGTGTTGCCACCGCTGGACAAGCTGCCCGTCGGGCCGCTGCCGCCGCGGCCGGCCGGCCTGGTCGGCGCGCACCGATCGCGCCGCCCCGGTGACGGCGTCGAGCTGCGCGACATCCGGCCGTTCCAGCCGGGGGACCGGCTGCGGGGCATCGACTGGCGGGTTTCCCTGCGTAGCAACAATGGCGAGTTGTACGTACGGGAACGACACGCGACCGCCGACGCGGACATCGTGCTGGCGCTGGACACCCGGACCGATGTGGTGCCGGAACTCGCCGAATGGTCGACCTCGCTGCTGGGCGCAACGGTCCGTCCCGGCGGCAGCCTGGACACCTCCGTGCGCGCCGCCGTCTCGCTCGCGGCGAGCTACCTGCGGCTGGGCGACCGCGTCGGCCTCGTCGACCTCGGCCGGCCGCAGCTCGGCCTGCGGCCCGGAGTCGGCCGGCGGCAACTGTTGAGGCTGCGCAACCAGATCGTGGTGTGCGCGGCCGCCGCCGGCTGGTCGCCGTCGCCGGTGCTGACCGAACATCAGGTGCCGCACGGCGCCGTTGTCGTCGTGCTGTCACCGTTCCTCGACGACGCGATCGTGCAGGTGGCGGTGCACGCCGCCCGGCGCGGGAACCGCGTGCTGGCGGTGGATGTGCTGCCGTCACAGCTGATCACGGACAGATCGGATCGGTGGGGCGAGGTCGTGCGGCGAATGCTGTTGCTGGAGCACAGCGCCCGGCTGACCGCACTGCGGGATCGCGGCGTCGCCGTGATGTCCTGGTCGACGGCGTCCTCCTCCGGGGCGGCCTCCATCGCCGACCTGCTGCGCCGGACACGCCGATGACCATGGAACTCGAGCCCGGCCTGTCGGCGTGGTGGCTGCGGGCGGCCATCGGCGTCGTCGGCGCTGCCGTGGTCGGACTGCTTGCCCTGCAGGGACTGGGCTTCTCGCTGCTGATCGTGTTCGCGGTGGTCGTCGCGGTCACGGTGGCGATGCCGAGCTCGCCGGGCATGACCGTGTTGATCGGCGGCGCCGCGCTGGCCACCGCCTTCATGGACGGCGACAGCATCGGCTTCGAGGCCGTGCTGCTGATTCCGTTGCTGCACCTGGGACACCTGCTCGCGGGCATCGCCGCCGTGCTCCCGGCAACCGCGCGGCTGCACCTGTCGGCGTTCCGCCAACCGCTGCGCCGCTACCTGCTCATCCAGGTCGCGGTGCTCGCTCTGGTCGCCGTC includes these proteins:
- a CDS encoding DUF4129 domain-containing protein, whose protein sequence is MSRVAPRMLALAALLLLAVVAARGAVSYTLNPLRLGGNTRPTTPPPTLSTNPAPQQQGGPVTYLILLLGVIGLLLSVAAVVSLVTLIRHRQRVRAIVAPQGHDQDGEGAFGPVAPLVLAGRQAVIRLRRREGGPPSDRVIAAWLSLEQAATETGTERQPHETPTEFVGSVLAGHDVDPAALEDLRRLYGRARFGREGVMTDADADAAGDALDRIIADLEATR
- a CDS encoding AAA family ATPase; the encoded protein is MTAVAAASEAVLDAVGEVVVGARRTLRLALAAVLAGGHVLLEDVPGLGKTLLARSLAQALGLEFRRLQCTPDMLPADVTGSFLYDPSTREFAFRQGPVFAGLLLADEINRTPPKTQSALLEAMQEKQVTVEGRTFPLPRPFHVLATANPVEYEGTYPLPEAQLDRFLLRLDVGYPPAEQEVEVLRRRLARQREETQVAPVVDAAGLAKLQAEVEKVAVDEDILRYCVDLVAATRAHPAVEVGASPRGSLALTLVARALSVVDGRDHVLPEDVKECAVAALAHRLVLRPETWTSGLTGVQVVTELLGKVPGPASTR
- a CDS encoding DUF58 domain-containing protein; this encodes MSTRAERIRAALLGGRNETWHGTETMRRALLLGVGLAVVGVIMHQVELVLLGAPLLISGVLGMLAAPAGEPKVRITPPPRTAESTDTPTVIVDIEPGENAELLAIRLPTKGVGGPGRVHLLPATVRRVSAPLRRSAWGEGVDVRVDHLLAGPDAMVVHGPMVGSDMSRTVLPPLDKLPVGPLPPRPAGLVGAHRSRRPGDGVELRDIRPFQPGDRLRGIDWRVSLRSNNGELYVRERHATADADIVLALDTRTDVVPELAEWSTSLLGATVRPGGSLDTSVRAAVSLAASYLRLGDRVGLVDLGRPQLGLRPGVGRRQLLRLRNQIVVCAAAAGWSPSPVLTEHQVPHGAVVVVLSPFLDDAIVQVAVHAARRGNRVLAVDVLPSQLITDRSDRWGEVVRRMLLLEHSARLTALRDRGVAVMSWSTASSSGAASIADLLRRTRR
- a CDS encoding DUF2203 domain-containing protein, with amino-acid sequence MGLFTIDQARAELAQLLPVLDELVALRADAAELAASLAPGGRPTALGGMAEWKAAQARLDELMTVVQQTGAELKGLAPLLVDFPSDLDGVPVLLCWLEGDRELAWYHRDDLGFAGRRPLGG